One segment of Theobroma cacao cultivar B97-61/B2 chromosome 9, Criollo_cocoa_genome_V2, whole genome shotgun sequence DNA contains the following:
- the LOC18590896 gene encoding putative cyclic nucleotide-gated ion channel 15 — MGFDKSRSVRFQDDLELAKLPTINGDGMIKLKYHINGTQISESSTRRPEKELPSSRTGRSLKTKVLSRFFSEDFERVKKKILDPRGPIIRRWNKIFLVACLVSLFVDPLFFYLPVVSKAVCIDIGIPLEVILTIVRSLADAFYIIQIFIRFRTAYVAPPSRVFGRGELVIDSRKIASRYLQKSFWIDLIAALPLPQVLIWIVIPNLKGSTTTNTKNVLRFIIIFQYLPRLFLIFPLSSQIVNATGVVTETAWAGAAYNLMLYMLASHVLGACWYLLSIERQEACWRSACDLEDSSCQYNYFDCHRVKDPGRDTWFRSSNITSLCSPTSSSYQFGIYSDALTLDVTASPFFNKYFYCLWWGLRNLSSLGQNLDTSTYAGEIIFAIIIATLGLVLFALLIGNMQTYLQSTTVRLEEWRIKRTDTEQWMRHRQLPPELRQSVRKYDQYKWLATRGVDEETLLKGLPLDLRRDIKRHLCLDLVRRVPVFDQMDERMLDAICERLKPALCTEGTFLVCEGDPVNEMLFIIRGHLDSYTTNGGRTGFFNSCRIGPGDFCGEELLTWALDPRPSVILPSSTRTVKAISEVEAFALRAEDLKFVASQFRRLHSKQLRHKFRFYSHQWRTWAACFIQAAWRRFKKRREAAELRAKENLMAPAEPAPATSAPGSGLAMYAARLAASNRRGVNLHCGSDSGVVSSLRKPAEPDFSVDEE; from the exons ATGGGGTTTGACAAATCAAGATCTGTAAG ATTTCAAGATGATCTTGAATTAGCAAAGCTCCCAACAATCAATGGAGATGGTATGATAAAGCTGAAATACCATATCAACGGAACGCAAATATCGGAGTCTAGCACCAGGAGGCCTGAGAAGGAGTTGCCTAGTAGTAGGACAGGAAGATCCTTAAAAACCAAAGTACTGTCAAGATTTTTCTCTGAGGACTTCGAGAGAGTGAAGAAGAAGATTTTGGATCCTCGAGGACCTATCATTCGCCGATGGAACAAGATTTTTCTAGTAGCATGCTTAGTTTCTTTGTTTGTGGATCCTCTCTTCTTTTATTTGCCAGTAGTTTCGAAGGCAGTCTGCATAGATATAGGAATACCGCTGGAAGTTATCCTGACCATCGTTAGATCATTGGCTGATGCCTTCTACataattcagattttcattCGTTTTCGGACAGCTTATGTTGCACCTCCTTCTCGTGTATTTGGGAGAGGAGAGCTTGTTATAGACTCCAGAAAGATTGCTTCCAGGTACCTGCAGAAGAGTTTCTGGATAGATTTAATTGCTGCCCTTCCCCTTCCTCAG GTTTTGATTTGGATCGTCATTCCCAATCTTAAGGGTTCAACAACGACAAACACCAAAAACGTGCTTCGGTTCATAATCATTTTTCAGTACCTTCCAAGactttttcttatatttccacTCTCATCACAAATTGTCAACGCCACTGGTGTCGTGACAGAAACAGCATGGGCAGGCGCTGCCTACAACCTGATGCTCTACATGCTGGCAAGCCAT GTTTTAGGAGCTTGCTGGTACCTTCTTTCGATAGAGCGGCAAGAAGCCTGCTGGAGGAGTGCCTGTGATCTTGAGGATTCATCCTGTCAGTATAACTATTTTGATTGCCACAGGGTTAAAGACCCTGGCAGGGATACCTGGTTCAGGTCCAGCAATATTACTTCCCTATGCAGTCCAACATCCTCCTCCTATCAGTTTGGTATATATAGTGATGCATTGACATTGGATGTCACAGCCTCACCATTCTTCAACAAGTACTTTTACTGCCTTTGGTGGGGTTTAAGGAACTTGAG TTCTTTGGGACAAAATCTTGACACAAGTACTTATGCTggagaaataatttttgccATCATAATTGCAACTCTTGGGCTGGTTCTCTTCGCACTGCTCATTGGGAATATGCAA ACATACCTTCAATCCACCACGGTTCGGTTGGAAGAATGGAGAATCAAGAGAACTGATACAGAACAATGGATGCGTCACAGGCAGCTTCCTCCTGAGTTAAGGCAATCTGTAAGAAAATATGATCAGTATAAGTGGCTAGCTACAAGGGGAGTTGACGAAGAAACTCTACTCAAAGGGCTTCCCTTGGACCTCAGGAGAGACATCAAACGCCATCTCTGTCTTGACCTTGTCCGACGA GTACCGGTGTTTGACCAAATGGATGAAAGGATGCTTGATGCAATCTGTGAGAGGCTAAAGCCTGCCTTGTGCACCGAAGGCACATTCCTAGTCTGTGAAGGTGATCCTGTCAATGAGATGCTCTTCATAATCCGAGGCCACCTAGATTCTTACACTACCAATGGCGGCCGCACTGGATTCTTCAACTCTTGCAGAATTGGCCCTGGAGACTTCTGCGGCGAGGAACTGCTGACATGGGCCTTGGATCCTCGTCCCAGTGTCATTCTTCCATCTTCAACTCGCACTGTCAAAGCAATATCAGAAGTAGAGGCCTTCGCTCTTAGAGCAGAAGATCTCAAGTTCGTGGCATCACAGTTTAGAAGACTACACAGTAAACAACTTAGACACAAATTCAGGTTCTACTCACACCAGTGGAGAACATGGGCTGCCTGTTTCATACAAGCAGCATGGCGTCGGTTTAAGAAACGAAGAGAAGCAGCTGAACTTAGAGCTAAGGAGAACCTCATGGCTCCTGCTGAACCTGCACCAGCAACGTCCGCACCTGGTTCAGGCTTGGCTATGTATGCAGCCAGGCTAGCAGCAAGCAATAGGAGAGGTGTTAATTTGCATTGTGGATCTGATTCTGGTGTTGTCAGCTCCTTGCGGAAACCAGCAGAGCCAGATTTTTCTGTCGACGAGGAATGA
- the LOC18590897 gene encoding exosome complex component RRP41-like, with product MDAKPGSAPTTYSPSLTQKTRPPIFKGNDLDWVRPDGRGFHQCRPAFFRTGAVNSASGSAYAEFGNTKVIVSVFGPRESKKAMMYSDIGRLNCNVSYTTFATPVRGQGSDHKEFSSMLHKALEGAIMLETFPKTTVDVFALVLESGGSDLPVVISCASLALADAGIMMYDLVAAVSVSCLGKNLVIDPILEEESYQDGSLMLTCMPSRYEVTQLIFTGEWSTPDINEAMQLCLDACGKLGKVMRSCLKEATSASQE from the exons ATGGACGCAAAACCCGGTTCAGCTCCGACAACGTATTCCCCGTCTCTGACTCAGAAAACCCGACCACCCATTTTCAAAGGCAACGATCTCGATTGGGTTCGACCAGATGGCCGCGGCTTCCATCAGTGCCGACCCGCAT TTTTCAGGACAGGTGCTGTAAATTCTGCTTCTGGATCTGCTTATGCTGAGTTTGGAAATACCAAGGTCATTGTGTCTGT ATTTGGACCAAGAGAAAGCAAGAAAGCAATGATGTACAGTGATATTGGGCGGTTAAATTGTAATGTCAGCTATACAACTTTTGCCACTCCAGTTCGAGGACAG GGATCAGACCACAAAGAGTTTTCCTCAATGCTTCATAAAGCTTTGGAAGGTGCAATAATGTTGGAAACATTCCCCAAGACCACCGTGGATGTTTTTGCATTGGTGTTGGAATCTGGGGGCA GTGATCTTCCTGTAGTGATATCATGTGCTAGTCTTGCCCTTGCAGATGCAGGGATCATGATGTATGACCTTGTTGCTGCAGTTTCTGTG TCCTGTCTAGGGAAAAATCTCGTGATTGATCCTATTCTCGAAGAGGAAAGCTACCAAGATGGAAGCTTAATGCTTACATGTATGCCTTCTCGTTATGAGGTCACTCAATTAATATTTACAGGAGAATGGTCAACCCCAGATATTAATGAG GCAATGCAGCTTTGCCTTGATGCTTGTGGTAAGCTTGGTAAAGTCATGAGGTCATGCTTGAAGGAAGCTACGTCTGCTTCACAAGAGTAA
- the LOC18590899 gene encoding receptor-like serine/threonine-protein kinase NCRK isoform X1 translates to MKLEVEVSLAFVISLIWFQHGLCDELSNTSGVNNWTCTCSSLNQGNQTSVLKSNCSRSCDCSPVEPSGDRWTCLCATDGLPKVAVNNHDTTCFTACNCTAGSLPQAPASRNHYSNRVVVIILLLSVILTTLAFLASVTCYFCRKDKCAKCPIQPPIFSSDKETSCNSATNLISHKTSLVSETIVNVSFPTKPVAGCFQKASFLCRGKKGTILGTICQFAYSELENATNKFSNSNLIGLGGSSFVYRGQLKDGRIVAVKRLKLQGGPDVDSIFSTEVELLSRLHHCHVVPLLGYCSEFSGKHAERLLVFEYMPNGNLRDCLDGNLGENMTWETRVGIAIGAARGLEYLHEAAAPRILHRDVKSTNILLDNNWRAKITDLGLAKHVRADGVPSCSSSPARMQGTFGYFAPEYAIVGKASLMSDVFSFGVVLLELITGRQPIQESNNKEESLVIWATPRLQDSKRVTSELPDPRLKGNFPEEEMQIMAYLAKECLLLDPDARPTMSEVVQILSTIAPDKSKRMNIPVNFFQMSSAHNVKNEALVERHQSVIEALYDTEEHMPAASISSAESSPPLSTDGIEIIGKEIGPLPAECMERLILLSSNARSWRVNDDEAVDLTEPRFESFRMANVKSP, encoded by the exons ATGAAGCTCGAGGTGGAAGTTTCTCTTGCTTTTGTCATTAGCTTGATTTGGTTTCAGCATGGTCTTTGCG ATGAACTTTCTAATACATCAGGCGTAAACAACTGGACATGCACATGCTCTTCCTTAAATCAGGGAAACCAGACCTCTGTTCTTAAATCTAACTGTTCAAGATCCTGTGATTGCAGTCCAG TTGAACCAAGTGGAGATAGGTGGACATGTTTATGTGCTACTGATGGATTGCCTAAAGTAGCAGTCAACAATCATGATACTACGTGTTTTACCGCCTGCAACTGCACTGCTG GATCTCTTCCTCAGGCACCAGCTTCAAGAAATCACTACTCTAACAGAGTTGTTGTGATTATTCTATTACTCTCTGTCATTCTCACAACACTGGCATTTCTTGCTTCAGTAACATGCTATTTCTGTCGAAAGGACAAGTGCGCGAAGTGCCCTATCCAACCACCAATATTCTCATCAGATAAAGAAACAAGTTGCAATAGTGCTACCAACTTGATAAGTCATAAGACTTCTTTGGTGTCAGAAACTATAGTTAACGTCAGCTTCCCTACTAAACCTGTTGCGG GATGCTTTCAAAAGGCTTCATTCCTTTGTCGGGGAAAAAAAGGGACTATACTTGGAACAATTTGCCAGTTCGCCTACTCTGAACTGGAAAATGCAACCAATAAGTTCTCCAATTCCAACCTTATAGGACTTGGAGGAAGTAGCTTTGTGTACCGGGGCCAGCTTAAGGATGGAAGAATTGTTGCAGTCAAGCGACTTAAACTTCAAGGAGGCCCTGATGTAGATTCCATCTTTTCAACAGAG GTCGAGCTGTTGTCAAGGCTACATCACTGTCATGTGGTGCCCTTGCTTGGCTACTGTTCAGAATTCAGCGGGAAACATGCTGAGAGGCTACTGGTATTTGAATACATGCCTAATGGTAATTTGAGGGATTGTTTGGATGGGAATTTGGGGGAGAACATGACCTGGGAAACTCGTGTTGGTATTGCTATTGGTGCTGCAAGGGGCTTGGAATATCTTCATGAAGCGGCTGCTCCTAGAATATTGCATAGAGATGTAAAATCCACAAATATTCTTCTGGACAACAACTGGAGAGCTAAA ATAACTGATCTTGGTTTGGCCAAACATGTAAGAGCTGATGGAGTTCCCAGCTGTTCCAGTTCTCCAGCAAGAATGCAAGGCACTTTTGGctattttgcccctgaatATGCAATTGTTGGAAAAGCCTCACTTATGTCAGATGTATTCAGTTTCGGCGTAGTTCTTCTGGAACTGATCACTGGTCGGCAACCCATCCAGGAATCAAAcaataaagaagaaagtcttGTTATATGg GCTACCCCTCGTTTACAGGATAGTAAGCGAGTGACCTCAGAGTTACCTGACCCACGTTTAAAAGGGAATTTTCCAGAAGAAGAGATGCAGATAATGGCTTACCTAGCAAAGGAGTGCTTGCTGTTAGACCCTGACGCTCGACCAACAATGAGTGAGGTTGTGCAAATCCTCTCAACTATTGCACCAGATAAATCTAAAAGAATGAATATCCCTGTAAATTTTTTCCAG ATGTCATCAGCCCATAACGTGAAGAATGAAGCTCTTGTAGAGAGACATCAAAGCGTAATTGAGGCTTTATATGATACAGAGGAGCATATGCCAGCTGCGTCTATTAGTTCAGCTGAGAGCTCACCGCCATTAAGTACAGATGGTATTGAAATTATCGGCAAAGAAATAGGTCCCCTTCCTGCTGAGTGTATGGAGAGGCTGATCCTTTTGAGTTCCAATGCTAGGAGTTGGCGTGTCAATGATGATGAAGCAGTAGACTTAACAGAGCCTCGGTTTGAATCATTCCGCATGGCAAATGTTAAGTCCCCCTGA
- the LOC18590899 gene encoding receptor-like serine/threonine-protein kinase NCRK isoform X2, with product MKLEVEVSLAFVISLIWFQHGLCDELSNTSGVNNWTCTCSSLNQGNQTSVLKSNCSRSCDCSPVEPSGDRWTCLCATDGLPKVAVNNHDTTCFTACNCTAGCFQKASFLCRGKKGTILGTICQFAYSELENATNKFSNSNLIGLGGSSFVYRGQLKDGRIVAVKRLKLQGGPDVDSIFSTEVELLSRLHHCHVVPLLGYCSEFSGKHAERLLVFEYMPNGNLRDCLDGNLGENMTWETRVGIAIGAARGLEYLHEAAAPRILHRDVKSTNILLDNNWRAKITDLGLAKHVRADGVPSCSSSPARMQGTFGYFAPEYAIVGKASLMSDVFSFGVVLLELITGRQPIQESNNKEESLVIWATPRLQDSKRVTSELPDPRLKGNFPEEEMQIMAYLAKECLLLDPDARPTMSEVVQILSTIAPDKSKRMNIPVNFFQMSSAHNVKNEALVERHQSVIEALYDTEEHMPAASISSAESSPPLSTDGIEIIGKEIGPLPAECMERLILLSSNARSWRVNDDEAVDLTEPRFESFRMANVKSP from the exons ATGAAGCTCGAGGTGGAAGTTTCTCTTGCTTTTGTCATTAGCTTGATTTGGTTTCAGCATGGTCTTTGCG ATGAACTTTCTAATACATCAGGCGTAAACAACTGGACATGCACATGCTCTTCCTTAAATCAGGGAAACCAGACCTCTGTTCTTAAATCTAACTGTTCAAGATCCTGTGATTGCAGTCCAG TTGAACCAAGTGGAGATAGGTGGACATGTTTATGTGCTACTGATGGATTGCCTAAAGTAGCAGTCAACAATCATGATACTACGTGTTTTACCGCCTGCAACTGCACTGCTG GATGCTTTCAAAAGGCTTCATTCCTTTGTCGGGGAAAAAAAGGGACTATACTTGGAACAATTTGCCAGTTCGCCTACTCTGAACTGGAAAATGCAACCAATAAGTTCTCCAATTCCAACCTTATAGGACTTGGAGGAAGTAGCTTTGTGTACCGGGGCCAGCTTAAGGATGGAAGAATTGTTGCAGTCAAGCGACTTAAACTTCAAGGAGGCCCTGATGTAGATTCCATCTTTTCAACAGAG GTCGAGCTGTTGTCAAGGCTACATCACTGTCATGTGGTGCCCTTGCTTGGCTACTGTTCAGAATTCAGCGGGAAACATGCTGAGAGGCTACTGGTATTTGAATACATGCCTAATGGTAATTTGAGGGATTGTTTGGATGGGAATTTGGGGGAGAACATGACCTGGGAAACTCGTGTTGGTATTGCTATTGGTGCTGCAAGGGGCTTGGAATATCTTCATGAAGCGGCTGCTCCTAGAATATTGCATAGAGATGTAAAATCCACAAATATTCTTCTGGACAACAACTGGAGAGCTAAA ATAACTGATCTTGGTTTGGCCAAACATGTAAGAGCTGATGGAGTTCCCAGCTGTTCCAGTTCTCCAGCAAGAATGCAAGGCACTTTTGGctattttgcccctgaatATGCAATTGTTGGAAAAGCCTCACTTATGTCAGATGTATTCAGTTTCGGCGTAGTTCTTCTGGAACTGATCACTGGTCGGCAACCCATCCAGGAATCAAAcaataaagaagaaagtcttGTTATATGg GCTACCCCTCGTTTACAGGATAGTAAGCGAGTGACCTCAGAGTTACCTGACCCACGTTTAAAAGGGAATTTTCCAGAAGAAGAGATGCAGATAATGGCTTACCTAGCAAAGGAGTGCTTGCTGTTAGACCCTGACGCTCGACCAACAATGAGTGAGGTTGTGCAAATCCTCTCAACTATTGCACCAGATAAATCTAAAAGAATGAATATCCCTGTAAATTTTTTCCAG ATGTCATCAGCCCATAACGTGAAGAATGAAGCTCTTGTAGAGAGACATCAAAGCGTAATTGAGGCTTTATATGATACAGAGGAGCATATGCCAGCTGCGTCTATTAGTTCAGCTGAGAGCTCACCGCCATTAAGTACAGATGGTATTGAAATTATCGGCAAAGAAATAGGTCCCCTTCCTGCTGAGTGTATGGAGAGGCTGATCCTTTTGAGTTCCAATGCTAGGAGTTGGCGTGTCAATGATGATGAAGCAGTAGACTTAACAGAGCCTCGGTTTGAATCATTCCGCATGGCAAATGTTAAGTCCCCCTGA
- the LOC18590900 gene encoding uncharacterized protein LOC18590900 isoform X2, which produces MDGFDIKKTCAICLTAMKPGQGHAIFTAECSHSFHFHCITSNVKHGNQICPVCRAKWKEIPFQSPASDLPNGRSRISPVDWPRDDAWLTVVRRLPSPRLDSTRQISSLFHASEPGTFDDDEVLDQQVETTEENVFAKDITKINSIGAIEVKTYPEVSAVPRATCHNNFAILIHLKAPHASGGQNSRNQTVIPPTNQNSRAPVDLVTVLDVSGSMAGTKLALLKRAMGFVIQHLGPSDRLSVIAFSSTARRLFPLRRMTETGRQEALQAVNSLTSNGGTNIAEGLRKGAKVILDRKSKNPVGSIILLSDGQDTYTVTSPSGAHSRADYKSLLPISIHRDGGAGLRIPVHAFGFGADHDAASMHSISEISGGTFSFIEAEAVIQDAFAQCIGGLLSVVVQEACVKVECSHPNLRINSIKAGSYRTSMTADARTGSIDVGDLYAEEERDFLVTVNVPVDESSDEMSLLKVRCIYRDPISKEMVSLEEANEVKIQRATIIGQPVVSMEVDRQRNRLRAAEAMAEARAAAEHGDLTGAVSLLESCRRALSETICAQAGDRLCVALCAELKEMQERMANRHVYESSGRAYVLSGLSSHSWQRATARGDSTDSTSLVQAYQTPSMTDMVTRSQTMFFGNPPQRKLRQAQSFPARPQPR; this is translated from the exons ATGGATGGTTTCGACATAAAG AAAACCTGTGCAATATGCCTGACAGCAATGAAACCGGGTCAAGGCCATGCTATTTTCACGGCAGAATGCTCCCATTCTTTCCACTTCCACTGTATAACTTCTAATGTAAAACATGGAAATCAGATTTGTCCAGTTTGCAGAGCAAAATGGAAGGAGATCCCCTTTCAAAGTCCTGCTTCTGATCTTCCCAATGGAAGGTCTAGGATTAGCCCAGTGGATTGGCCCCGGGATGATGCCTGGTTGACTGTTGTACGACGGCTACCTTCCCCTCGATTAGATTCAACTAGGcagatttcttcactttttcatGCCTCTGAGCCAGGAAcctttgatgatgatgaagtcCTAGATCAGCAGGTTGAGACTACTGAAGAAAATGTCTTTGCCAAGGatattactaaaattaattctATTGGAGCAATAGAAGTTAAAACATATCCTGAAGTTTCAGCTGTTCCGAGAGCAACCTGTCATAATAATTTTGCTATATTAATCCATCTCAAAGCTCCCCATGCAAGTGGAGGGCAAAATAGCAGAAATCAAACTGTAATTCCCCCAACGAATCAAAATTCTCGTGCCCCAGTTGACCTTGTCACTGTTCTTGATGTTAGTGGCAGCATGGCAGGTACCAAGCTTGCATTGCTAAAACGAGCTATGGGGTTTGTGATACAGCATCTTGGGCCCTCTGACCGGCTTTCTGTTATAGCATTCTCCTCAACAGCCCGTCGCCTCTTTCCTCTTCGCCGGATGACTGAGACTGGACGGCAGGAAGCACTGCAGGCTGTTAACTCTCTTACGTCAAATGGTGGGACAAATATTGCTGAAGGGCTTAGGAAAGGTGCCAAGGTGATTCTAGATCGCAAGTCGAAGAACCCTGTTGGAAGCATCATACTGTTATCCGATGGGCAGGATACTTATACTGTGACAAGTCCTAGTGGAGCCCATTCCAGGGCAGATTACAAATCACTTCTTCCTATCTCAATTCATCGGGATGGTGGGGCAGGTCTCCGTATCCCTGTGCATGCCTTTGGGTTTGGTGCAGATCATGATGCTGCTTCAATGCATTCAATTTCTGAGATATCTGGGGGTACATTTTCTTTCATAGAAGCTGAGGCTGTGATCCAGGATGCATTTGCCCAATGCATTGGAGGGCTTTTAAGTGTGGTAGTGCAGGAGGCATGTGTTAAAGTTGAGTGTTCACACCCAAATTTGcgaattaattcaataaagGCAGGGAGTTATCGAACCAGCATGACGGCTGATGCAAGAACAGGTTCTATTGATGTAGGAGACTTGTATGCTGAAGAAGAAAGGGATTTTTTGGTGACAGTCAATGTTCCAGTTGATGAATCCAGTGATGAGATGTCATTGCTGAAAGTTAGATGTATTTACAGAGACCccatttcaaaagaaatggtATCCTTGGAAGAAGCCAATGAAGTAAAGATCCAGAGGGCCACAATAATTGGACAACCAGTAGTGTCAATGGAAGTAGACAGGCAGCGAAATAGGCTCCGTGCTGCGGAGGCTATGGCTGAGGCTAGAGCTGCTGCTGAACATGGTGATCTAACTGGTGCTGTCTCTCTCCTTGAGAGCTGTCGCAGGGCTTTATCAGAAACCATTTGTGCACAGGCTGGTGACAGGTTATGTGTTGCACTATGTGCTGAGCTGAAGGAGATGCAAGAAAGAATGGCAAACCGTCATGTGTATGAGTCATCTGGAAGGGCTTATGTGTTGTCGGGTTTGAGCTCACATTCCTGGCAGAGAGCAACTGCACGAGGTGATTCCACCGACAGTACAAGCCTTGTTCAAGCTTACCAGACCCCTTCCATGACAGACATGGTGACTCGTTCTCAGACCATGTTTTTTGGGAACCCTCCACAACGAAAGCTTCGACAAGCTCAGTCATTTCCAGCACGTCCACAGCCAAGGTAA